The following nucleotide sequence is from Apium graveolens cultivar Ventura chromosome 4, ASM990537v1, whole genome shotgun sequence.
CACAAAAACCCTTAATCCAGATGCCACATCCCCAAGATCATTATACTCTTCCGTCACTTTGAGGTTCATCTTCTCTACAAGTTGAAGTAGGTCATTTGTTCCCTGGATCATGTAACAGCTGTTCAATGTGTGTAGAGAAATACACCCTTGCAAACTCAAATTATCTCGACAGGAGAAAAAAGTAATAACAATGAAATAAAGGTAAACATAAAAGAAAGCTTGAGTGTGGTTCTCTTGTATTGTTAAAGCGGTAGActcatatatacatataatttgTAATTCCGTTTTTAAAGCACGCAGttataaaattgaaattaaataaatacaCACAATTAAGCGAGTGATCTGATGAAATAGGCAAAGAGAGGGAACCTGAAGCTCGGCTTTGATAAAAGTGGAGACACTGGTGAATAGATCGTTAATTGACTCCCCCAATTCGTCTCTCTCACCCATCCCCTTACTTTTGATGTCTTTATTCTCGTTATATATCGCCAAAATAAGTAGATTCGGGCTCTCTGTTACGGTTGT
It contains:
- the LOC141718676 gene encoding biogenesis of lysosome-related organelles complex 1 subunit 2 translates to MGERDELGESINDLFTSVSTFIKAELQGTNDLLQLVEKMNLKVTEEYNDLGDVASGLRVFVEQLKSKSDNFDDYVQQIDAIERQVTEFEAVISMLDKHVSMLESKVQSVYQTPPPQI